A region of [Bacteroides] pectinophilus DNA encodes the following proteins:
- a CDS encoding DUF6033 family protein, protein MSDEINAQFGFERVFGKTNGNADTDTKITKFGISFNSDGTTTFFAELEKSSASQKEYLEKLQEKKAEEKKEAKKKDQSKQIEVRKTTVQANSKEELLDKIKNIDWDSTKPEENKIGGRFNFLV, encoded by the coding sequence ATGTCAGATGAAATCAATGCCCAGTTCGGATTTGAAAGAGTATTCGGTAAGACTAACGGCAATGCAGATACTGATACAAAAATTACAAAATTTGGCATCTCTTTTAATAGTGACGGAACTACCACATTCTTTGCAGAGTTAGAAAAATCATCAGCCAGTCAGAAAGAATATCTTGAAAAGCTTCAGGAAAAGAAAGCTGAGGAGAAAAAAGAGGCAAAGAAAAAGGATCAGTCCAAGCAAATCGAAGTAAGAAAAACTACGGTTCAGGCAAATTCAAAAGAAGAACTTTTGGATAAGATCAAAAATATTGACTGGGATTCTACCAAACCGGAGGAGAATAAAATCGGCGGAAGATTTAATTTTTTAGTTTAA
- a CDS encoding ImmA/IrrE family metallo-endopeptidase, with amino-acid sequence MSIYMSRAELEEISEGLITAYANKFSNRVIQSIDIEHFITEFLMLRIEYASFAEDDAGRIGFLADGATPLLIHQDGKIIPFVFPKDTIVLDKFLLAEKEQGRRRFTMAHEASHHILSKMYAMPSEGRFHAEYDSERSYSKEELAQMFASVEWQADTMGASLLMPRRIIENALAKYNQSNPIKVYGDNTITSKDKAVIRRMAAYIGVSYTALVIRLRDMGLFEYHNILEYISNELNLGGVSQ; translated from the coding sequence TTGAGTATTTATATGTCAAGAGCCGAGTTGGAAGAAATCAGCGAAGGCTTGATAACAGCTTATGCTAATAAGTTTAGCAATCGAGTGATTCAATCCATCGACATAGAACATTTCATTACAGAATTTCTTATGTTACGAATTGAATACGCTTCTTTCGCAGAAGATGATGCAGGCAGGATTGGTTTTCTGGCAGATGGAGCAACACCACTGCTGATACATCAGGACGGAAAAATTATTCCCTTTGTTTTCCCGAAAGATACCATCGTACTTGATAAATTTCTTCTTGCTGAAAAGGAGCAGGGACGTCGCAGATTTACAATGGCACACGAAGCGTCACATCATATCTTGAGTAAGATGTATGCAATGCCGAGTGAAGGACGCTTTCATGCAGAGTATGACAGTGAGCGTAGTTATTCCAAAGAGGAACTGGCTCAGATGTTTGCGTCTGTCGAGTGGCAGGCAGATACAATGGGAGCTTCGCTTCTTATGCCGAGAAGAATTATTGAAAATGCCTTGGCGAAATATAATCAGTCAAATCCGATAAAAGTTTATGGCGATAATACCATTACTTCAAAGGATAAAGCAGTTATCCGCAGAATGGCAGCTTATATCGGAGTATCTTATACAGCCTTGGTTATCAGATTGAGAGATATGGGGCTATTTGAGTATCACAATATCCTTGAGTACATTTCCAATGAGTTAAATCTGGGAGGTGTTTCACAATGA
- a CDS encoding TnpV protein produces the protein MNLTYEKNGDYLIPTLQADIQPEGTVTKYGMMRETYLKENHRGVYSAFLLKGTLKEHLLTIQKQAEERMEKLTSQMAATEGVTEQLKEADQMLWVAKMNSIRNRAEEVVLGELVYSL, from the coding sequence ATGAATCTGACATACGAGAAGAACGGGGATTATCTGATTCCGACATTACAGGCGGACATTCAGCCGGAGGGAACGGTAACGAAGTACGGAATGATGAGAGAGACTTATCTGAAGGAGAACCACAGGGGCGTGTACTCAGCGTTTCTTCTGAAAGGAACATTGAAAGAACACCTGCTGACGATCCAGAAGCAGGCAGAGGAGAGAATGGAGAAGCTGACGAGCCAGATGGCGGCAACCGAGGGAGTGACCGAACAACTCAAGGAAGCCGATCAGATGCTCTGGGTAGCGAAGATGAACAGCATTCGGAACCGAGCAGAGGAAGTGGTTCTGGGAGAACTGGTTTACAGTCTGTAA
- a CDS encoding DUF6033 family protein: MQEYYEKLCKKFPEITFNTGSSLMSGNENKVVINLSSECLKKMANDPEFAKKVEFNLTGAVPGQNRMFAQAKADNAVIHGVTTVIDADGNASVTCGGMTRTSGSKQNSTTLNAEKKQKERL; encoded by the coding sequence GTGCAGGAATATTATGAGAAACTGTGTAAAAAGTTCCCGGAGATTACTTTTAATACGGGTAGCAGTCTTATGAGTGGAAATGAAAATAAAGTGGTAATAAATCTTTCTAGCGAATGTCTAAAGAAAATGGCAAATGATCCGGAATTTGCCAAGAAAGTAGAGTTTAATTTAACTGGTGCAGTACCGGGACAGAATAGAATGTTTGCACAAGCCAAAGCTGATAATGCAGTGATACATGGTGTTACAACTGTAATAGATGCCGATGGGAATGCTTCTGTTACTTGCGGAGGTATGACAAGAACCAGTGGTTCAAAACAAAATTCAACTACATTGAATGCGGAAAAGAAACAAAAAGAAAGATTATAG
- a CDS encoding WYL domain-containing protein: METKPRILYLKKILEERTDEEHPLSTTQLINILNDEYGISAHRTTVTKDIAALQEFGMDIVTIHSTQSKYFVASRKFELPELKLLIDAVESSKFITKKKSKTLIEKIHTMTSPGQVAKLKRNNYVVNRIKPDNEQIYYIIDAINDAINTGKQISFQYYDYTGLKKKVLKNKGEVYKLSPYKLLWCGDYYYVLGYSEKKRKVINFRVDRIASKPEILDKDIIPMPDDFDIENYTKEVFFMFSGEKVLVDLRCDNSLMKTMVDRFGEDVTTLAYDMTSFRVQTEVSASPTFFGWVFGFNGKVQILAPENLKEQYRQMLTKATEDMKENE, encoded by the coding sequence ATGGAAACAAAGCCGAGAATATTATACTTAAAGAAAATATTAGAGGAACGAACGGACGAGGAACATCCGCTTTCGACGACGCAGCTAATCAATATATTGAATGATGAATACGGAATATCTGCACATAGAACGACGGTCACAAAAGATATTGCTGCACTTCAGGAGTTTGGAATGGATATTGTTACTATCCATTCTACTCAGAGCAAATACTTTGTAGCCAGTCGTAAGTTTGAATTGCCGGAACTGAAACTGCTGATAGATGCAGTGGAGTCATCGAAGTTTATTACAAAGAAGAAAAGCAAAACGCTGATTGAGAAGATACATACGATGACCAGTCCGGGGCAGGTGGCAAAGTTGAAGCGTAATAACTATGTGGTCAATCGAATTAAGCCGGATAATGAGCAGATATATTATATCATTGACGCTATAAACGATGCCATCAATACAGGTAAACAGATTTCTTTTCAGTATTATGATTATACCGGATTAAAGAAAAAGGTTCTGAAGAACAAGGGCGAAGTGTATAAGCTCAGCCCGTATAAACTTCTCTGGTGTGGGGACTATTATTATGTTCTCGGATATTCAGAGAAGAAAAGAAAGGTTATCAATTTCAGGGTAGACCGTATTGCTTCCAAGCCGGAGATATTGGATAAAGATATTATTCCTATGCCGGATGATTTTGATATTGAGAATTACACAAAGGAAGTTTTCTTTATGTTCTCAGGCGAAAAAGTCCTTGTGGATTTACGGTGTGATAACAGCCTGATGAAAACAATGGTTGACCGTTTCGGAGAAGATGTGACAACCCTTGCGTATGATATGACGTCTTTCAGAGTACAGACCGAAGTATCAGCCAGTCCAACCTTTTTCGGTTGGGTGTTTGGCTTTAATGGCAAGGTACAGATACTTGCACCGGAAAACTTGAAAGAGCAATACAGACAAATGCTTACAAAAGCTACTGAAGATATGAAAGAGAATGAATAG
- the lexA gene encoding transcriptional repressor LexA, producing the protein MRSKSPELMSEIKKYIEDYYLQNRQSPSTTKIAEAVGIARGTAYKYLVEMAEKNMIEYDGQEIRTNVTRKYSGEQTQTPIVGSIPCGSPQYEEENIEEYVSLPTAIFGKGDFFILRASGQSMIEAGIDDGDLVVVKKQVEANDGDIVVALVDNQNTLKRYFRDDENKKIILHPENKKMKDIIVDECCIQGVACHIIKEL; encoded by the coding sequence ATGAGAAGCAAGAGTCCTGAACTTATGAGTGAGATAAAAAAGTACATCGAGGATTATTACCTGCAAAACAGACAATCCCCATCGACTACAAAGATTGCTGAAGCGGTTGGTATTGCCAGAGGTACAGCATATAAATACTTGGTAGAGATGGCTGAGAAGAATATGATTGAGTATGACGGGCAGGAGATTCGTACCAATGTGACCCGTAAGTACAGTGGCGAACAGACACAGACACCGATTGTAGGTTCTATTCCTTGTGGCAGTCCTCAGTATGAGGAAGAAAATATTGAAGAATATGTATCACTTCCTACTGCCATTTTCGGCAAAGGAGATTTCTTCATATTAAGAGCAAGCGGTCAGTCTATGATTGAAGCAGGGATTGATGACGGCGACCTTGTGGTTGTTAAAAAGCAGGTAGAAGCCAATGATGGCGATATAGTAGTTGCCCTTGTGGATAATCAGAATACATTGAAACGCTACTTCCGAGATGATGAGAATAAGAAAATCATTCTCCACCCGGAAAATAAGAAGATGAAAGACATCATTGTAGATGAGTGCTGCATTCAGGGTGTGGCTTGTCACATCATCAAAGAACTATAA
- a CDS encoding DUF6061 family protein, whose product MRTIFAEYNPQRNSVDVYTSASYMLRIDCWEAEKNLKTTPGSDCALNALAIDEPLEYVRLYLDGNMQMWVDAEDSLEIF is encoded by the coding sequence ATGAGAACAATATTTGCAGAATACAATCCACAACGTAATAGTGTTGATGTTTATACCTCTGCGAGCTATATGCTCCGCATTGACTGTTGGGAAGCAGAAAAGAATTTAAAAACTACGCCTGGCTCAGATTGTGCATTAAATGCACTTGCAATTGATGAACCGCTTGAATATGTACGATTATATCTGGATGGGAATATGCAGATGTGGGTAGATGCGGAAGATTCATTGGAAATCTTTTAA
- a CDS encoding ABC transporter permease subunit — translation MSFIFLVYSSVLTAKLVIGEYNHRTITIMFSYPLNRIKLIASKLTIIMVYTAISMTIGYICCSSYIIFADKSFNMLEGTFQPSMLRTWIPMAITTVIICMVLSLWSFIIGMIRKSVPATIVTSLIVIVLRQVIITKNTTNQESIMQVILVAIVTVIATLLIFKRKVPELY, via the coding sequence ATGTCATTCATTTTTCTTGTGTACTCGTCGGTCTTAACGGCAAAGCTGGTTATTGGAGAATATAATCATCGAACAATTACGATTATGTTTTCTTATCCTTTAAACAGAATAAAATTGATTGCCAGCAAATTAACTATAATCATGGTTTATACAGCGATTTCAATGACGATTGGATATATCTGTTGTAGCAGTTATATTATATTTGCGGATAAATCCTTTAATATGCTGGAGGGAACATTTCAACCATCAATGCTCCGAACATGGATACCAATGGCAATAACCACTGTGATTATATGTATGGTGCTGTCTCTGTGGTCATTTATTATTGGCATGATCAGAAAATCTGTTCCTGCAACAATCGTTACATCTTTGATTGTTATTGTGTTACGGCAAGTTATTATCACCAAAAACACAACCAATCAGGAGTCCATAATGCAAGTTATCTTAGTTGCTATTGTTACCGTCATTGCTACACTACTTATCTTTAAAAGAAAAGTGCCTGAACTATATTGA
- a CDS encoding DUF3849 domain-containing protein, whose translation MEGHDQKETVAFLKNEYGIGGGSGGLPGNDDSHNEHDGKGIRLEKGSYGNPYAKVLLNWNVVEKRLRELIHEDKYLSPQGKENYKAYKEEQAEKARQRELSRLEHGQRLECKKDIDALIAEKFNGFVLPRNTADEIIDKYGIDCVEFVLANTVTHFDYDGRFSQNNKDWAKGIVAENEWQNNDLILSSHPAVLDGFTNQARRYINVLREKEKEAQQKITIDGYECVLVDEWGSEKEKYLLGNDIEDSSFYYAQVNGKTFEYDHKPERSEVEDDYINAIAEEDIDRHEAEVFSRFEGTDGIAALDEVQELAWHVVHDADDEYGNPTQWSATLSEGVFLWIDKEADRYAIYDMADTTRPALETFSTLQEAMDWGNELAESGREAETEFSDEREQTEDELDNIDTQAARERLENGEAEQETEDMLSQVLTGDWEPLTPSAEENKTVQERSVAAPDKSNAVNFHISDDRLGEGSPKEKFQRNVAAIKLLEQIEGENRYATPEEQQILSQYVGWGGLADAFDESKSNWSAEYHQLKELLSPEEYRMARESTLNAHYTSPVIIRQMYETLEKMGFSKGNVLEPSMGIGNFFGMMPDSMIESRLYGVELDSITGRIAKQLYPQADVQIKGFEKTDYPNDFFDVAIGNVPFGQYKVADKQYDKNNFLIHDYFFAKTLDKVRPGGVVAFITSKGTMDKASPEVRRYLAQRADLLGAVRLPNTAFKANAGTEVTSDILFFQKRDRMVEREPDWVHLGEDADGIAMNAYFAEHPEQIVGKMEMVSGPYGMESTCRADDSRPFEEQLAKALQNITGQIDTIDLDEELADDMSRQSIPADPFVKNFSYTVVDNEVYYRENSVMKPVEVSDTAKERIKGMVAIRNCTQELIDMQLEEYSDVTIKEKQAELNSLYDNFSKKYGLINSQTNKRAFNQDSSYCLLCSLEKLDDEGNFKGKADMFTKRTIKRAEVVTSVDTASEALAVSLAEKAKIDLDFMGELTGKDKDTLTEELRGVIFQNPLTDVWETADQYLSGNVREKLAIAATYAENHPEYAPNVQALTQVQPRELDASEIEVRIGATWIEPKYINDFMRDIFQTPEHLFRRDTIGVQFSGVTGEWNVKGKNADYGNTLVNMTYGTSRVNAYKILEDSLNLKDTRVYDTIEEDGKEKRVLNKKETMIASQKQEAIREAFKDWVFRDPERRQTLVAKYNELFNSTRPREYDGSHLKFPGMTPDIELKPHQKNAVAHVLYGDNTLLAHCVGAGKTFEMTAAAMESKRLGLCQKSLFVVPNHLTEQWASDFLRLYPGANILAATKKDFEPANRKKFCSRIATGDYDAVIIGHSQFEKIPLSQERQAATIERQIDEIELAIEQAKKDNGERYTIKQMEKSRKALQVRLDKLNDQSRKDNVVTFEQLGVDRLFVDESHNYKNLFLYTKMRNVAGIAQTEAQKSSDMFAKCQYLDEITGGKGVTFATGTPISNSMTELYTNMRYLQYGTLQKLGLGHFDAWAASFGETQTAIELAPEGTGYRAKTRFAKFFNLPELIALFKESADIQTPDMLKLPVPEAEYENVVLKPSEFQKDMVASLAERAEAVRDRQVQPYEDNMLKITNDGRKLALDQRLLNDMLPDEENSKAATCVEKAYEIWENTKEQKSAQLIFCDLSTPKGDGTFNVYEDIKNKLMEKGVPEQEIAFIHDANTELRKAELFAKVRSGQVRFLLGSTAKMGAGTNVQDRLIALHHLDVPWRPSDIEQQEGRILRQGNQNDKVKIFRYVTEGTFDSYSWQLIENKQKFIGQIMTSKSPVRSCEDVDEAALSYAEVKALATGNPYIKEKMDLDIQVSKLKLMKANHTSQKYRLEDNITQHYPHQIAIFKERIEGFTADMEKYAKNKPEDKEQFFMQVGGKPYTDKKEAGTAIIAMCKEIKGINASADVGEYLGFKLNVTFDSFNNKFVMNVKGAMSHPMEVGTDPLGNITRINNALEAMPIQLEEAQTKLSNVEHQLETAKAEVDKPFPQEAELSEKLERLAELNALLNMDEKGDDAIGMDDEATEPEKPHEDVKKVDNREEVVADMPIKQSNLEKAAPEGERRLADRPAERTSLQEKLAAMKARVSGTPAGRDAVDKAKGKDQIL comes from the coding sequence ATGGAAGGACATGACCAGAAAGAAACAGTTGCTTTTCTGAAAAATGAATATGGCATTGGTGGTGGTTCCGGCGGATTGCCGGGCAATGATGATTCCCATAATGAACATGATGGAAAAGGTATCCGGCTGGAAAAGGGAAGTTATGGCAATCCGTATGCAAAGGTGCTTTTGAACTGGAATGTTGTGGAGAAAAGGCTTCGGGAGCTGATCCATGAGGATAAATATTTATCTCCACAGGGGAAAGAGAATTATAAGGCATATAAGGAAGAACAGGCAGAGAAAGCAAGACAACGGGAGCTTTCCCGTCTGGAGCATGGACAGCGGTTAGAGTGTAAGAAAGACATTGATGCACTGATTGCTGAGAAATTCAATGGTTTTGTTCTTCCGAGGAATACAGCAGATGAGATAATAGATAAATATGGCATTGACTGTGTGGAATTTGTTCTTGCAAATACGGTTACGCATTTTGATTATGATGGTCGTTTTTCACAGAACAATAAGGACTGGGCAAAGGGCATTGTTGCGGAAAATGAGTGGCAGAACAATGATCTGATTCTAAGCTCACATCCGGCAGTGCTGGACGGATTTACCAATCAGGCAAGAAGATATATCAATGTGCTTCGGGAAAAAGAAAAGGAAGCACAGCAAAAGATCACGATTGATGGATATGAGTGTGTTCTGGTTGATGAGTGGGGCAGTGAAAAAGAGAAATATCTGCTTGGAAATGACATTGAGGACAGCAGTTTTTATTATGCACAGGTCAATGGGAAAACCTTTGAATACGACCATAAGCCGGAGCGTAGCGAAGTAGAGGACGATTATATCAATGCCATTGCAGAGGAAGATATTGACAGGCACGAAGCAGAAGTGTTTTCACGCTTTGAGGGGACGGATGGTATCGCAGCGCTGGATGAAGTGCAGGAATTAGCGTGGCATGTGGTACATGATGCAGATGATGAATATGGCAATCCGACACAATGGAGTGCCACATTATCAGAAGGAGTATTCCTTTGGATTGATAAGGAAGCGGACAGATATGCTATTTATGATATGGCAGACACTACCCGTCCAGCATTGGAGACATTTTCGACTTTGCAGGAAGCAATGGACTGGGGGAATGAGCTTGCAGAAAGTGGCAGGGAAGCAGAGACGGAGTTCTCTGATGAAAGGGAACAGACCGAAGATGAATTGGACAACATAGACACGCAGGCTGCCCGTGAGCGTCTGGAGAATGGAGAAGCAGAGCAAGAGACTGAAGATATGCTGTCGCAGGTGCTTACCGGAGATTGGGAGCCGCTTACACCTTCGGCAGAGGAGAATAAGACTGTACAGGAAAGATCTGTGGCTGCACCGGATAAAAGCAACGCTGTCAATTTCCATATCAGCGATGACCGCTTGGGTGAAGGCTCTCCAAAAGAAAAATTCCAGAGAAATGTTGCGGCAATTAAGTTGTTGGAGCAGATCGAAGGTGAAAACAGATATGCTACACCGGAAGAACAGCAGATTTTATCCCAGTATGTCGGCTGGGGTGGTCTTGCCGATGCGTTTGACGAGAGCAAATCAAACTGGTCAGCAGAATATCACCAGTTAAAGGAACTGTTATCGCCGGAGGAGTACCGCATGGCAAGGGAGAGTACCTTGAATGCCCATTACACAAGTCCGGTCATTATCCGCCAGATGTACGAAACATTGGAGAAAATGGGATTTTCCAAAGGAAATGTACTGGAGCCTTCCATGGGCATCGGCAACTTTTTTGGTATGATGCCGGATTCCATGATAGAAAGCAGGCTTTACGGAGTAGAGCTTGACAGTATCACAGGACGCATTGCAAAACAGCTTTATCCGCAGGCAGATGTGCAGATCAAAGGTTTTGAAAAGACCGATTATCCGAATGATTTCTTTGATGTGGCAATCGGAAATGTGCCTTTTGGTCAGTATAAGGTGGCAGATAAGCAGTATGATAAAAATAATTTCCTGATCCATGATTATTTCTTTGCAAAGACGTTGGATAAAGTGCGTCCCGGTGGGGTGGTTGCTTTTATCACAAGCAAGGGAACCATGGACAAGGCAAGTCCGGAAGTCAGAAGATACCTTGCACAAAGAGCAGACCTGCTTGGTGCAGTCAGACTTCCGAATACCGCATTTAAGGCAAATGCAGGAACCGAGGTCACTTCGGATATTTTATTTTTCCAGAAGCGTGACCGCATGGTGGAGCGTGAGCCGGACTGGGTACATCTGGGAGAGGATGCAGATGGCATTGCAATGAACGCTTACTTTGCAGAGCACCCGGAGCAGATCGTAGGAAAGATGGAAATGGTATCCGGTCCTTATGGCATGGAAAGCACCTGCAGGGCAGATGACAGCAGACCATTTGAGGAGCAGTTAGCGAAAGCACTTCAAAACATTACAGGACAGATTGATACGATTGATCTGGATGAGGAGCTTGCGGATGACATGAGCAGGCAGAGTATTCCTGCTGATCCGTTCGTCAAGAATTTCAGCTATACCGTAGTCGATAACGAGGTATATTACCGTGAAAACTCTGTGATGAAGCCTGTGGAAGTATCGGACACCGCAAAAGAGCGTATCAAGGGCATGGTGGCAATCCGTAACTGTACGCAGGAACTGATTGATATGCAGCTTGAGGAATACTCCGATGTAACAATCAAGGAAAAGCAGGCAGAACTTAATAGCCTGTATGATAATTTCTCTAAGAAATATGGTCTGATCAATTCACAGACGAATAAGAGAGCCTTTAATCAGGACAGCAGTTATTGCCTGTTGTGTTCTTTGGAAAAACTTGATGATGAGGGCAATTTCAAAGGCAAGGCGGATATGTTCACGAAGCGTACCATTAAAAGGGCAGAGGTTGTCACAAGCGTGGATACTGCAAGTGAAGCGCTGGCAGTATCTTTAGCAGAGAAAGCTAAAATCGACCTTGATTTTATGGGAGAGCTTACCGGAAAAGATAAGGATACACTTACTGAGGAGCTTCGTGGTGTCATTTTTCAGAACCCGCTTACCGATGTCTGGGAGACAGCAGACCAGTATCTAAGTGGTAATGTGCGAGAGAAACTTGCCATAGCAGCAACTTATGCGGAAAATCATCCGGAATATGCTCCAAATGTGCAGGCTCTTACGCAGGTACAGCCGAGGGAGCTGGACGCATCGGAGATTGAGGTACGTATCGGTGCCACATGGATTGAACCAAAGTATATCAATGATTTTATGCGTGATATTTTCCAGACACCGGAACATTTATTCCGCAGGGATACGATAGGTGTGCAGTTTTCGGGTGTAACCGGAGAGTGGAATGTAAAGGGCAAAAATGCGGACTATGGCAATACGCTTGTCAACATGACATACGGTACAAGCCGGGTAAATGCCTATAAGATACTGGAAGATTCCCTGAACCTCAAAGATACGAGAGTATATGACACCATTGAGGAGGATGGAAAGGAAAAGAGAGTCCTCAATAAAAAGGAAACCATGATTGCAAGCCAGAAGCAGGAAGCAATAAGGGAGGCATTTAAGGACTGGGTATTCCGTGATCCGGAACGCAGGCAGACACTTGTGGCAAAATATAATGAGCTTTTCAATTCCACCAGACCAAGAGAATATGACGGTTCGCATCTGAAATTTCCAGGCATGACACCGGATATTGAATTAAAGCCGCATCAGAAAAATGCGGTTGCCCATGTACTGTATGGAGATAATACCCTGCTTGCGCATTGCGTCGGTGCCGGAAAGACCTTTGAAATGACAGCAGCGGCAATGGAAAGCAAGCGTCTGGGACTATGCCAGAAGTCATTATTTGTAGTGCCGAACCACCTGACTGAACAATGGGCAAGTGATTTCCTTCGGTTATATCCCGGAGCAAATATCCTTGCAGCAACGAAAAAAGATTTTGAACCTGCCAACCGAAAAAAGTTCTGTTCCCGTATTGCGACAGGTGATTATGATGCTGTAATCATCGGGCATAGTCAGTTTGAAAAAATCCCGTTATCACAGGAAAGACAGGCGGCTACAATCGAAAGACAGATTGATGAGATTGAGCTTGCCATTGAACAGGCAAAAAAAGATAACGGGGAGCGTTATACTATTAAGCAGATGGAAAAATCAAGGAAAGCATTGCAGGTGCGTCTTGATAAGTTAAACGACCAGAGCCGTAAGGATAATGTCGTGACCTTTGAGCAGTTGGGGGTAGACAGGCTGTTTGTGGATGAATCGCACAATTATAAAAATTTGTTCCTCTACACAAAAATGAGGAATGTGGCAGGTATCGCACAGACGGAAGCACAGAAGTCCTCGGATATGTTTGCCAAGTGTCAGTATCTTGATGAGATCACAGGCGGCAAGGGTGTGACCTTTGCGACTGGAACACCGATTTCCAACAGCATGACGGAGCTTTATACGAATATGCGTTATCTTCAGTATGGAACGCTCCAAAAGCTGGGACTGGGACATTTTGACGCATGGGCGGCTTCTTTTGGAGAAACACAGACAGCCATAGAGCTTGCACCGGAAGGAACCGGATACCGGGCAAAGACAAGATTTGCGAAGTTTTTCAATCTGCCGGAGCTGATTGCACTTTTCAAGGAGAGTGCGGACATTCAGACACCGGATATGTTAAAACTTCCTGTGCCGGAAGCAGAATATGAAAATGTGGTTCTAAAGCCGAGTGAGTTCCAGAAAGACATGGTAGCGTCACTTGCGGAACGTGCCGAAGCAGTCCGGGACAGGCAGGTACAGCCTTACGAGGACAACATGTTAAAGATTACCAATGACGGAAGAAAGCTGGCACTTGATCAGAGATTACTCAACGATATGCTTCCGGATGAGGAAAATTCTAAAGCGGCAACCTGTGTGGAGAAAGCCTATGAGATATGGGAGAACACCAAAGAGCAGAAGTCGGCACAGTTGATTTTCTGTGATTTATCGACACCGAAGGGTGATGGCACTTTCAATGTGTATGAGGATATAAAAAACAAGCTCATGGAAAAGGGAGTGCCGGAGCAGGAGATCGCATTTATCCATGATGCCAATACAGAACTTAGAAAAGCGGAGCTGTTTGCAAAAGTAAGAAGCGGACAGGTTCGTTTTTTATTAGGTTCCACAGCAAAAATGGGAGCCGGTACGAATGTGCAGGACAGATTGATTGCACTGCATCATCTGGATGTGCCTTGGCGTCCTTCTGATATTGAACAGCAGGAAGGTCGTATTTTACGACAGGGCAACCAGAATGATAAGGTCAAGATATTTCGTTATGTTACGGAAGGTACGTTTGACAGTTATTCGTGGCAGCTCATCGAGAATAAACAGAAATTCATCGGACAGATCATGACCAGCAAATCCCCGGTGCGAAGCTGTGAGGATGTGGACGAAGCGGCACTTTCCTATGCAGAAGTCAAGGCACTTGCCACAGGTAATCCCTACATAAAAGAAAAAATGGATCTCGATATTCAGGTATCGAAGCTGAAACTGATGAAGGCAAACCATACCAGTCAGAAGTACAGGCTGGAGGATAACATCACACAACATTATCCGCATCAGATCGCCATTTTCAAGGAGCGTATCGAAGGCTTTACTGCTGATATGGAAAAATATGCGAAAAATAAGCCGGAGGATAAGGAGCAGTTCTTTATGCAGGTGGGCGGAAAGCCATACACCGATAAGAAGGAAGCTGGAACTGCGATCATAGCCATGTGTAAGGAAATCAAAGGCATCAATGCTAGTGCGGATGTAGGGGAATATCTTGGATTTAAGCTGAATGTAACTTTTGATTCTTTTAACAATAAGTTTGTGATGAATGTCAAAGGAGCCATGAGCCATCCGATGGAAGTCGGCACTGATCCGCTCGGCAATATCACCCGTATCAACAATGCACTGGAAGCCATGCCAATACAGCTTGAGGAAGCACAGACGAAACTTTCCAATGTGGAACATCAGCTTGAAACAGCAAAAGCAGAAGTAGACAAGCCGTTTCCGCAGGAAGCGGAGCTTTCCGAGAAACTGGAACGTCTTGCAGAACTTAATGCCTTGCTTAACATGGATGAAAAGGGCGATGATGCGATTGGCATGGATGACGAAGCCACGGAACCAGAAAAACCACATGAAGATGTGAAAAAAGTGGATAACCGGGAGGAAGTGGTTGCGGATATGCCAATCAAGCAGAGCAATTTGGAAAAAGCAGCACCAGAAGGAGAACGCAGACTTGCAGACCGACCTGCAGAACGGACTTCATTGCAAGAAAAACTCGCAGCAATGAAGGCAAGGGTGTCCGGGACACCTGCAGGAAGGGATGCAGTGGATAAGGCAAAGGGGAAAGATCAGATTTTATAA
- a CDS encoding DUF6061 family protein encodes MRTIFAEYNPNQNSIDVYTSAGYILRIDCWEAEKNLKTTPGSDCALTSLAIDEPLEYARLYLDENLQMWVDAEDSLEL; translated from the coding sequence ATGAGAACAATATTTGCAGAATACAATCCTAATCAAAACAGCATTGATGTTTATACCAGTGCAGGCTATATACTCCGTATTGATTGTTGGGAAGCCGAAAAGAATTTAAAAACCACACCTGGATCTGATTGTGCTTTGACATCGCTTGCAATTGATGAGCCACTAGAATATGCAAGGTTATATCTTGATGAAAATTTGCAGATGTGGGTAGATGCTGAAGATTCCTTAGAATTATAA